The following proteins are encoded in a genomic region of Oncorhynchus masou masou isolate Uvic2021 chromosome 19, UVic_Omas_1.1, whole genome shotgun sequence:
- the LOC135505905 gene encoding adhesion G-protein coupled receptor F3-like, whose amino-acid sequence MSRFLKSRQTMWARAVILFIGVLFHYQQALAVDTYMAEFMIESNATLYVSGALSAIKQTATPNTTMTIVLLELTAECKIAGNASTCNCSSTYIWSNDVCDNFQCCHDSYCNANISHYPALCIPKVKVRFNGTVQVRITINQTDTIKKQLTDGFKQLHGFECLNVSGPRDDGQMFDFKVDLSVIFLTDTLAKIIADLEPTVGKIAVETSGLVSIQCPMDTVKFSSTPTLNCRFEEKTNGSWNWNLLKGNKTFDLNTGSSITVSLPNETPQNCTTVQIIKLSGNWAGIYKCGFSKGSIVHAATAELKVALLPDKITMMIDPLTVECQDAVPPVTVTATIDNSTEQYKVTWLYQNYLQTPNLQTQPVPPTGIAYSTVISINCRPSSSPHVVIVSFTNQMDEIKKASITIPVIYAHDKNQACPEDSNVWPKTPRGVTVTIRKCEVNRVGYKERTCKGPEWMEVLDNCVNEELNKVVNAAANFKEGLGATVQVAIQIFSDLRKSMVADSVADLSASIDVLDTMSIASKTITLDNTILDTFLDAASNMLNNTWKAVNKTLEYDMSSKYLTSIEGLVDNIKMNSSEGNDTPNIQLKLCNVQNGTSCNYIVFGVEVNLTLSSGIVKTVGVKNLADKLNNSKFSDYKFPSIVVSATLQNSNDSKIDIKLDFPMNQSMTQDSNILCVFWNTTLNEWSEEGCKWKKGDNNRSYCECTHLTSFSVLMSKIPVTLLFLDEITYVGLGVSICSLIIFLIIEALVWSAVVKSNLSHFRHTALVNISLCLLLADCSFLAACFSSIKTSTWCLVLTVTKQYFFLAMFCWMLCLSIMLLHQLIFIFHPLRKRVYLLLSIILGYICPTVIVSATYVYYKYTGKPYHNTETCWLTYEGLLKGSIHAFLLPVGTIILMNLFSMGVVIMTLLKSTVSDGSKTDEKEAAKSIMKVMVFLTPVFGVTWVLGFFVLLIDINTPMGVLMNYAFTIINSFQGLFILLTGCFAEKRVKDEVLKLFLAGASTTKGTSESMKDLTKSTSNN is encoded by the exons ACAAACGATGTGGGCCAGAGCTGTAATACTTTTCATTGGTGTGTTATTCCATTACCAGCAG GCCTTAGCAGTGG ATACCTACATGGCTGAGTTCATGATAGAAAGCAATGCTACGTTGTACGTCTCTGGTGCTCTATCAGCAATCAAGCAAACAGCAACACCTAATACAACAATGACTATTGTACTGCTTGAACTAACAGCAG AATGTAAAATTGCCGGGAATGCTTCTACGTGTAACTGTTCATCAACATACATCTGGAGTAACGACGTGTGTGACAATTTCCAGTGTTGCCATGACTCATATTGTAACGCAAATATTTCTCACTACCCAGCCCTCTGCATACCCAAAGTGAAAG TTCGCTTTAATGGAACAGTCCAAGTGAGAATAACAATTAATCAAACTGATACTATCAAAAAACAg CTTACAGATGGTTTTAAACAATTACATGGGTTTGAGTGCCTCAATGTGTCTGGACCGAG GGATGATGGACAAATGTTTGATTTTAAAGTGGATCTCAGTGTCATATTTCTGACTGATACACTTGCAAAAATAATAGCTGACCTGGAACCTACTGTTGGCAAAATAGCTGTTGAAACATCAG GACTCGTGAGCATTCAGTGTCCAATGGACACAGTGAAATTCTCCTCAACACCCACGCTAAACTGCAGATTTGAAGAGAAAACAAACGGCTCTTGGAACTGGAACCTGTTAAAAGGAAATAAGACATTTGATCTGAACACTGGAAGCAGCATCACAGTCTCATTACCCAATGAAACGCCACAGAATTGTACCACAGTCCAAATTATAAAGTTGTCAGGGAACTGGGCAG GGATTTATAAGTGTGGATTTTCCAAAGGGTCCATTGTGCACGCAGCCACTGCAGAGTTGAAGGTAGCCCTGCTACCAGATAAGATCACCATGATGATTGACCCTCTGACTGTAGAATGCCAAGATGCGGTGCCACCTGTGACAGTCACTGCAACCATCGATAACAGCACAGAGCAATACAAGGTCACTTGGTTATACCAAAATTATCTCCAAACTCCAAATCTCCAAACTCAACCAG TACCACCAACTGGGATAGCCTACTCCACAGTGATATCTATAAATTGCCGTCCATCAAGCTCACCCCATGTTGTCATCGTCAGCTTTACAAACCAGATGGATGAGATCAAGAAAGCAAGCATAACTATCCCAGTGATATATG ctcATGACAAGAACCAGGCTTGTCCTGAAGACAGTAATGTTTGGCCAAAGACCCCAAGAGGTGTAACTGTCACCATCCGAAAATGTGAGGTGAATAGAGTTGGGTACAAAGAGCGGACATGCAAGGGGCCTGAGTGGATGGAGGTGCTGGATAACTGTGTCAATGAGGAGCTCAACAAAGTTGTCAATGCAGCAGCA AATTTTAAAGAGGGACTTGGGGCCACTGTTCAGGTTGCTATTCAAATCTTTTCTGATTTGAGGAAGAGCATGGTTGCTGACTCAGTTGCTGATCTGAGTGCATCCATCGATGTGCTGGATACCATGTCGATAGCATCAAAAACCATCACCCTGGATAACACCATTTTAGAT ACATTTCTTGATGCAGCAAGCAACATGTTGAATAACACGTGGAAGGCAGTCAACAAAACCCTTGAATACGATATGTCCTCAAAGTACCTCACGTCTATCGAGGGTCTAGTGGATAACATCAAAATGAATTCCAGTGAGGGAAATGACACCCCAAATATACAACTCAAACTCTGCAATGTTCAAAACGGCACATCTTGCAATTAcattgtgtttggtgtagaggtCAATTTGACCCTGTCCTCGGGAATAGTGAAAACTGTGGGAGTAAAAAACCTAGCTGACAAATTAAACAATTCTAAATTCTCAGACTATAAATTCCCTAGCATTGTGGTGTCAGCCACACTGCAAAACAGCAATGACTCCAAAATAGACATCAAATTGGACTTTCCCATGAACCAGTCGATGACTCAAGACTCCAACATCCTCTGTGTGTTCTGGAACACCACATTGAACGAATGGTCTGAAGAAGGCTGCAAGTGGAAGAAAGGGGACAACAATAGAAGCTATTGCGAGTGCACCCACCTGACCTCCTTTTCAGTGCTGATGTCAAAGATCCCGGTGACCCTGCTCTTTCTGGATGAGATCACCTACGTGGGCCTCGGCGTGTCCATCTGCTCCCTCATCATCTTCCTCATCATCGAGGCGCTGGTGTGGTCGGCCGTCGTCAAGTCCAACCTCTCGCACTTCCGCCACACGGCCCTGGTCAACATCTCTCTGTGCCTGTTACTGGCCGACTGCAGTTTCCTGGCCGCCTGCTTCTCCAGCATCAAAACCTCTACCTGGTGCCTCGTCCTGACCGTAACCAAGCAGTACTTCTTCCTGGCTATGTTCTGCTGGATGCTATGCCTCAGCATCATGCTACTACACCAGCTCATCTTCATCTTCCACCCGCTGAGGAAGAGGGTATATCTGCTCCTGTCCATCATCCTCGGCTACATCTGTCCCACAGTGATAGTGTCAGCTACCTATGTGTACTACAAATACACAGGGAAACCCTACCACAACACGGAAACCTGCTGGCTCACTTACGAGGGACTTCTGAAGGGGTCCATTCACGCATTTCTTCTGCCCGTCGGGACAATTATTTTGATGAATCTCTTCTCCATGGGTGTTGTCATCATGACACTCCTAAAGTCCACTGTCTCTGATGGTAGTAAAACCGATGAGAAAGAGGCAGCCAAAAGCATCATGAAAGTGATGGTCTTTTTAACGCCAGTCTTTGGAGTAACATGGGTTTTGGGATTCTTTGTGCTGCTCATTGATATCAACACACCAATGGGTGTTCTGATGAATTATGCTTTCACCATCATAAACTCCTTTCAG GGCCTCTTCATtttgctgactggatgttttgcAGAGAAAAGG GTGAAAGATGAGGTGTTGAAACTGTTCTTGGCTGGG GCAAGTACTACCAAAGGGACAAGTGAGAGTATGAAAGACTTGACAAAGTCCACTTCAAATAATTGA